GGGCTTTTTGGTCATAATTACCAGTTTAGCCCATCTGTCCAAAGAATGACACGTACAATAGGACCCATTTCCAATAATACCCTTGAAGGGTATCCTTCTTGGCGTCAGATTCTAGGGGTAATTGTGTAATCATATTTGTGATTTCAACCGTCTTGTATAAAATTTTCTCGAGTAGGGTCCATACTAATGATCTATtagtaaaaaattagaaaaaaaaaattgaatattgaaTTCTCACTTATTCAGAaagcaatatttttttaaataatttataatgttaTTTCACGGTAAAACGTccttaatataaaattagagttGTCCTTTTAGAATTGACAGGTGACGTTTTGTGCATTATTaccatttttgttttgaatactCAGGTTTACTTTAACTATTGACTtatacatataaaaacaatCGTAGTActgatattttaaaataaaattaaatactccTCATGAGTCATGACTCATGTCCTATGACTTGTGCAACATAATTTTTGCAAATTTTAATTTGCGAATTATGGATTTAAAGTttagcatttttgtcaattataattttaatgtattttttgcaaattacagttACTAATGTATCAAAATTTACAGATTCAGATCAAAAATACAAAACTCTGACTATTTAATCTAAAATGTAAAGTTTTGTAATATTAGTTGGTTGGTATAAAAAGAGAGGTAAGAGAATGAGACAAGTGATTTTTAGTGAAAAATAAATGGTAAAAATTTAGAGGTATCCATTACACTTAGTGTTAACTGAATCTCATAATAAACACTAAGTAATGAAATctcttaatttctttttgaaATGAAGTGAAACCTTTACTTGAACATAAAAAACTCATACCAAACACTTAAACTGCTTAAAATTGATctgattaattaaaattatgtttaattCGATCTAATCCAAATATATAACTAATTGTAATTAGCTTATCAAgatattttcatatatttaaaaacCGAAATTAACTCGAGATATTTACCAAAATTCCCATACATTTGAATAACACCTCTTCATAATTGACTATGAGATATAGAGAAAGCTTTACATGTATACATTATATTTGTAAATTGTAGTATTTGGACGTATTAACTTTTTACAAAGGACTAAAAATTCAAACAATATATGATATTACAACcaataatatagtaatatagTGAAAGATAAAGTGATTTAAAAGGGACatatatgtatttttaaaatacaaaataggAAACCAAcaaacataatataaataaataatgaaaatggtGTATGACTATGAGATGTGTacctttatgtttttttatagcaaagaatcataaattatagtaataataataatgcaataggacccacaataaaatttacaaaaaatacTCAAAGAGTAGTGGGCAAAGTCGAACCACTCCATTATACTTAAATTGACAACCCCTCTTCAAGAGCTTACTGGAGAGACCCATCCAAAGGGGCTACCCCAACATCACACAAGAATTCTATTCTTCCCCCTCAAAAAAAAATCACCTAAAAAACCATAATTTTCAATCaattaatcaatcaatcaatcatgCTGGGCAAGCGATCCCGACCAGCAATCGGAAAGAAATCAGGGATCATCAACACGGTAACGAGCCCGCGTAGTTCACTAGATGGTTGGGTGTTACAATCCCCTAGAAGGTTCAAAAGCAATTATTGTGATCATGGTGGGGGTGTTGGGTTAGGCATAGTTATAGCCCTAGACAACAATAACAAGTCTAGTAACACTTATAATGTTGGTTCATGTGGTGGTGAAATTCTTGCCAAATATGCTATTTGTAACCAATTTTCTAGTCCTTCAAATCCAATTAATGTCAAAAATCCATCATTTTCTACAAGAATTGAGATCAATAAATCAAAAGAAGATGAAATAATGGAAGAAGAATTCACTTATGTTACATGT
This genomic stretch from Amaranthus tricolor cultivar Red isolate AtriRed21 chromosome 9, ASM2621246v1, whole genome shotgun sequence harbors:
- the LOC130824223 gene encoding FCS-Like Zinc finger 13-like translates to MLGKRSRPAIGKKSGIINTVTSPRSSLDGWVLQSPRRFKSNYCDHGGGVGLGIVIALDNNNKSSNTYNVGSCGGEILAKYAICNQFSSPSNPINVKNPSFSTRIEINKSKEDEIMEEEFTYVTCYGPNKSTTTKVYYSGNEFAQFHGKPKIGVFNISSPAKFLDDCSSEPDFLSSCHLCKKGLIDKDIYMYRGEKAFCSEECRQRQIGIDERKEQCRSEASRSVELSTSPCGYAKRSQIFSNGIVAI